GAAGAATTGCTATATCCAAATGGTCAAATACTAAAACAAGTACAAGAGGCTAGAAAAGCTGGCGTAAAAATTGCATTTCTTTCGGATATGTATCTTCCATCATCGTTGATAAAAAAAACTTTAGAAAAATATGGTTTTTATAAAGACGGAGATATATTAGCCATTTCATGTGAATGGAACGCTTCAAAACATGAAGGCAGCCTGTTTGACAAAATATTAGACTTTACTAAATCAACGCCGAAACAATGGGAGCATTGTGGAGACAACCCATGGGCTGATTACGAAATGCCTCGCCAAAAAGGGTTCAACGCTCAACTTTATAAAAATGGAGACTTCTCCAGCGATGAAATGGAATGGCTTAGGGAATCCACATATTCAGCGAGTAAACTTGCTGTAGAACATTTTTGTGGGATTTGCCGCGCAGTTCGTTTAAATTTGCCAAATGGCATTGAATACACGTTGGCTGTTGATTTTGTTGCGAGTATATATGTCCCTTACGTTTACCAGGTTTTACAAGAATCTCACAAGAGAGGCTTTAAACGGCTTTATTTTATTGGTCGTGATGGGAGGATTTTTTTGAAAATAGCAGAACAGTTTCAATCTCGATTTCCTGATATTGAACTGAGGTATATTAAGTTTTCTAGAAAAGCTATTTATCCGTGTTCATTCTACAACGCTGATGAAAAGGAATTGGAATGGTTTTTCCGATATTCCAAAAACCAGAAATTGTCAAACGCATTGTCATATCTTGGAATAGAATGGGATGAAATGTCCGCAATATGGCAACAGTCTTTTTCCGAAGATATGGTGCTGAATAACGCCAATATTCCGAAAGTAATAAAAGTGTTTGCCCAAAACGATTCTGCTTTATTACGGCAGCGTTCTTCTCAGAAAAGAAATGTTTTTTTGAAATATTTGCGACAAGAAGGAGTATTGGATCAGGTAAAAAAGGCTTTTGTTGATTTGGGGTGGATTGGGACTACGCGAGTTTGCATAAATAAAATCCTAAAAAAAGAAGGGCAAAATCCATTTTATGTTTTTTATTTTGGCGTAACAAGCGGATATATGGTTGGTGGCGAAAAAGATGACGCATTTATTTTTCTAAGGCAAGGTCTTGTTTGTTCGGAATTGGCTATAACATTGTTAGAGCATTATGCTTCTATGAATGAAGATGGAAGCGTTCTTTCATATGAGCAGAATGACGAGTTGGTCTTCCCGATTGAAGCCGAAGCTATGTTTTCGGGGAATCAATTAATCCGGATAAATGAAATTGCAGTGGAAAAAATTTCCCAATTATACGCACGTCTTAACTTTTCTGAAGAAGAAAATTATAATGTATTCTTGTGTTGTGGATTTAGAAAAATGAATTCTGTAGAAAAAGCACCATCACTACAGGAATATGAGATGATTTCAAAGTTGCAATCAGAAGATTTTGGTGTGAAATCGCGCATTGCAAAGAAATATTCTGCAAAGGACATTCTGGCGTTACTGGTATGGGGCGTCCCATCGCAACCATATTGGAATGCTGGGGCTCAAATAAAAACTTTTGGCAAGTCTAGCCGTTTTTTTGCAAAAATCTTTAAAATAACATCATCTTCTACTTTATCGGCTAAACTTAGGTATTGGTGGGATCAGAAAAAAAGAAGATAGTCTACATATTGATTCACTCTCTAAAAAGAATGAGTCTATCTCTAGTTAAAGAAAGGCTTGATTTAGTGAACGACCCATAATATTTCATTTTCTAGGAAATCTCGCATTTTCGAATGACGTAAATATCACCGGTCTTTTTTTTCAGATCAATTACGAACAGCTCTGACAAGTCCTTTTCTAAAATACGGTATATTTAAATTGGGATCCCAGTAAAAAACCATGAACCCATCAGAAAACTCCGTTTGGAAGCCATGTGATTTCAAAAACAGTGGAATGTCTTTTTCATGGTCGGCTCGATGATAAGTGCAACAAGATACCTTTATTTTGTTGCTTGATTGTAGAAAGGTTTCGCAGGCCCGAAGAACGTTTTCTTCTTCGCCCTCTATGTCCATTTTTATAAAATATGATTCACCTGTTGTTTGGGGAAGAACGCTTGATAGAGTGGTGCAATCTTTGGAATCTACACCGGATAAATATTTGGAAATTATAGAAACCTTGTCTTTATAAGGCTCAAAAGTTGCTTTAAGAGCATCTATCCAAACTTCATCAACTTCGAACAAATAAACGAATTTAGCTTTTTCAATGACATCTAGAGCGAATAATCCTTCGGCAGCACCGGCATCAATTATAATATCACCATTATCAACATGAATTTGATTGGATTGATATTGATGAGGTGTTTTGGTTGTAAAATCACCGCCTAAAATGTTCTCGCGTTCTATAAATCTAAGATAATACTTGGAAGCGGTTTCTTTCGACCAACCTTTGGGAAGGTACATTTTTTTTCCGTTGTGAATGACGAAAACTTTACTTTTTTTTGAATCATATTCCACATGCACTTCGGAAATTTTTTTTATTGTCGGATATGGGAACGGATCTATTAAGTTTACGGAATTAAGATAATTTAGTTCTTCGTTGTATTTTTCTGCTTCGAGGGGGTGCATATTGTAATAATTACTAATAATTTGTTTTTTACATTGAAGGACGCTTTGACGAAAATCGCTGTACTCAATGGGCTCATGTTCTTTAAATCTTGTAAAAAGGTCGTATTCCCCTAAATAGTGGAAATTGCGAATAAAGTTGCGAACAACAATAAAAAAATATTTAAACAAAGACATTTTCTTATTCCTTTATATGAGTTTGACCTTTCCAAATAATATTCCCCCAACCTCGATTCCATTGGGCAACATCTTCTTGTCTGCTTGCGGACAATTGACTAATTGCGAAAGCAATTACATGCGGAACGATATCAAAATCTCGTTGGCAGGTTAAAAAGTTTCCAATGCCTGTTGCAAAGGAAACATCGTACAACCCCTTTGCAAGAAAGTGGTCACATAATGTTAAAGAAATTTTTTTCGTTTCTCCTTCTTTTATTTTGAATGTTTGAGTATTAGAAACGCTACCAATTGGAAAACCGTCTATAGAGAAGACCGTTAAATTAATACGACATTCGTTTACAGTTTTATTTGCATAAACAGTAAAAACAAATTCAATAGGTTCGTCTGAGGCAAACTCATTGCTTTTCTTCGCAAATTCAATAGAAAAAAATTGGACGTCTTTTGTGCTGTCTAAATTTTCCATACATGCAATTTCTTTTTTCCATATTTTTTTATAAGCGTTCTGGTTAGAGTAGAAATCTACGGCATCTTCTACATTACCATCAAACGCCACTTGCCCCTGATTAAGCACAATCCCGCGTTTACACAAATTCTTCACTGCGCCCATATTGTGGCTCACGAACAGCACGGTCCTGCCTTCGCCGCGGCTTACGTCCTGCATCTTGCCGATGGCCTTCTTCTGGAATTCGGCGTCGCCCACGGCGAGCACTTCGTCAACCACCAATATTTCGGGTTCCAGGTGTGCCGCGATGGCGAACCCGAGGCGGACGGTCATGCCGCTGCTATAGCGTTTCACGGGGGTGTCCAGGTAGCGTTCGCAGCCGCTGAAGTCCACGATTTCGTCGAGCTTGCGGGTAATCTCGGCGCGGCTCATGCCCATGATGGCGCCGTTCATGTAGATGTTCTCGCGGCCGGTCATCTCTGGGTGGAATCCGGTGCCCACTTCGAGGAGGCTCGCGATGCGGCCCCGTGCGCGGATGGTGCCGGTAGTGGGGGCGGTCACGCGGCTCAGCAGCTTGAGGAGCGTGCTCTTGCCGGCGCCGTTCCTGCCGATGATGCCCACGACGTCGCCCTGTTCCACCTTGAAGTTGATATCCTTCAGGGCCCACACGTATTCGCTTGCGCCCTTGTGCGCGCGGTCGTTGACTTCGCCCACCTTGAGGTAGGGGTCCTCGCGGCGCAGCACCTTGGTCTGCCAGAACCTGTTCAGGTCGTGGCTGAGCGTCCCGGTGCTCACAAGCCCCAGGCGGTACTGCTTGCTGATGTTCTCGAACTCGATCGCGGTCATGGTCTTTTCAAGGTCTTTAATAAACCGCCCTGGATTGCCACGGCCTTCGGCCTCGCAATGACGTTGGCGGTCATCTTGTTGAGTAATATAGATTAAAAGGGGGTGCCGGGAACTTGATTTTGAAAAAATGCGCGAAAAACGCGCATTTTTCGCTGTCCCGGCAGGTCCCTTAAAATGGTGTTATTGGTGCCGACCCTGGGATTGAAAAAAATTTGTCTCAGACCTATTGACAAACAGGTTTTGAAAAAGTATA
The sequence above is drawn from the Fibrobacter sp. UWR2 genome and encodes:
- a CDS encoding FkbM family methyltransferase: MSLFKYFFIVVRNFIRNFHYLGEYDLFTRFKEHEPIEYSDFRQSVLQCKKQIISNYYNMHPLEAEKYNEELNYLNSVNLIDPFPYPTIKKISEVHVEYDSKKSKVFVIHNGKKMYLPKGWSKETASKYYLRFIERENILGGDFTTKTPHQYQSNQIHVDNGDIIIDAGAAEGLFALDVIEKAKFVYLFEVDEVWIDALKATFEPYKDKVSIISKYLSGVDSKDCTTLSSVLPQTTGESYFIKMDIEGEEENVLRACETFLQSSNKIKVSCCTYHRADHEKDIPLFLKSHGFQTEFSDGFMVFYWDPNLNIPYFRKGLVRAVRN
- a CDS encoding ABC transporter ATP-binding protein, with translation MTAIEFENISKQYRLGLVSTGTLSHDLNRFWQTKVLRREDPYLKVGEVNDRAHKGASEYVWALKDINFKVEQGDVVGIIGRNGAGKSTLLKLLSRVTAPTTGTIRARGRIASLLEVGTGFHPEMTGRENIYMNGAIMGMSRAEITRKLDEIVDFSGCERYLDTPVKRYSSGMTVRLGFAIAAHLEPEILVVDEVLAVGDAEFQKKAIGKMQDVSRGEGRTVLFVSHNMGAVKNLCKRGIVLNQGQVAFDGNVEDAVDFYSNQNAYKKIWKKEIACMENLDSTKDVQFFSIEFAKKSNEFASDEPIEFVFTVYANKTVNECRINLTVFSIDGFPIGSVSNTQTFKIKEGETKKISLTLCDHFLAKGLYDVSFATGIGNFLTCQRDFDIVPHVIAFAISQLSASRQEDVAQWNRGWGNIIWKGQTHIKE